The following coding sequences are from one Diabrotica virgifera virgifera chromosome 2, PGI_DIABVI_V3a window:
- the LOC126880605 gene encoding facilitated trehalose transporter Tret1-like, producing MVVLKVENNKTLKDEQEKTWPQIYAILISTMVGITNGQFFAWPSPFMVQIVNDKEKYNISEQEASYFNTINPIFTLVICPFCAMLTDGLGRKKTLLLTAVPQVASWLCAAFAKDVYMFYVSRAFAGIADGLFFSALPPYVGEITTPAVRDKWGNLLAGSYYIGEFLINVIGSYFGVVLTSYICLPIPIIFFILFLWVPETPYYYLIKDKEEEARKSLLYFRGEKNIEQNLDQLKLDVQRQMSESGTWGDLFKIKSNRRALLAGAFLRFSQHTSGLCIFITFTQFIFQKSGGNLSHELSSIIYTGVQMVLNLLVLTFVMHRFGRRVFYMTSTGANGIVLFFLATFFYLNDYTDIDVSSFNWFPIAGMITYQIFASFGLTVIPTLMLSELFSVSIKTKAMVVNVLVFGAGGSFINYMFYLINTSAGFFAPFYVFAVCNVLSAIITYFIIPETRGLTLEEIQQSLKSKKFY from the exons ATGGTTGTGTTGAAAGTTGAAAACAACAAAACTTTGAAAGATGAACAAGAAAAGACGTGGCCACAAATTTATGCTATTTTAATAA GTACTATGGTGGGCATAACCAACGGGCAATTCTTCGCATGGCCATCTCCATTTATGGTTCAAATAGTCAACGACAAGGAGAAATACAACATCTCAGAACAAGAGGCATCATATTTTAATACAATCAATCCAATTTTTACCCTCGTTATCTGCCCCTTCTGTGCCATGCTTACCGATGGTCTCGGCCGCAAGAAGACACTTCTCTTGACCGCTGTACCGCAGGTTGCCAGTTGGTTGTGTGCTGCATTTGCAAAGGATGTTTATATGTTCTACGTATCAAGAGCTTTTGCAGGAATTGCAGATGGACTATTCTTTTCAGCTCTACCTCCTTATGTCGGAGAAATAACAACGCCTGCTGTAAGAGATAAGTGGGGTAATCTGCTTGCAGGTTCTTACTACATAGGAGAGTTTTTGATTAACGTTATTGGTAGTTACTTTGGAGTTGTATTAACATCTTACATATGTCTACCAATACCTattatattctttattttatttttatgggTACCCGAAACTCCTTATTATTACTTAATCAAggacaaagaagaagaagcaagAAAGTCCTTACTATATTTTAGGggagaaaaaaatattgaacaaaattTAGACCAATTAAAGCTTGATGTTCAGCGACAAATGTCAGAATCAGGAACGTGGGGagacttgtttaaaataaaaagtaatagaagAGCTTTGTTAGCAGGAGCTTTTTTGCGTTTCTCACAACACACTTCTGGTCTTTGTATTTTTATAACCTTTACACAGTTTATTTTCCAAAAATCTGGAGGAAACTTAAGCCACGAGTTGTCTTCTATAATATACACAGGCGTCCAAATGGTTTTGAACCTTCTAGTTCTGACTTTTGTTATGCACAGATTTGGACGAAGAGTCTTCTATATGACCAGCACTGGCGCTAATGGTATAGTGCTATTTTTCTTGGCAACCTTTTTTTACCTCAACGATTATACTGACATCGATGTTTCAAGTTTCAATTGGTTTCCAATTGCCGGTATGATTACATATCAAATTTTTGCTTCATTTGGCTTGACCGTCATTCCCACACTTATGTTAAGTGAGCTTTTCTCTGTCAGCATTAAAACTAAAGCAATGGTTGTGAATGTGTTGGTCTTTGGAGCTGGAGGAAGCTTCATcaattatatgttttatttgatCAATACCAGTGCTGGGTTTTTTGCTCCTTTTTATGTCTTTGCAGTTTGCAATGTTTTATCTGCAATAATAACCTATTTTATAATACCGGAAACTAGAGGTTTGACTCTAGAAGAAATTCAGCAGTCTTTGAAGAgtaaaaaattttactaa